From Marinifilum sp. JC120:
CTGGCACCTGGCGGACGGAGAACCCAAAAGATTCGGGGAAATGCGCAGGCTGATGCCCAAAGTGACCCAGAAAATGCTGACCCAGCAACTGCGGGCATTAGAAAAGCACGGCATAGTCAGCCGCAAGGTATATCAGGAAGTGCCCCCGGCAGTGGAATACTCACTCACCGAAATGGGACTGAAGCTGATCCCCATCTTCGAAAGTGTGAATGGTTGGGCCGTGGAGTATTTGGAGAAACGGGACGGGTAAAAATAAAGAAAGGCTGATTTCCTGAAGGAAATCAGCCTTTCTAATAATCAGACTAAATAGTTTTATTTAACAGCTTCAAGCAAAGCTTCTTCGCCGAGACGATCTACCAGACCGCTGATGCGTTCGCGTTTGCGACCATTTTCTTTGTAGAAATCAAGGGCCTTTTCAATCAGTGCGAGGGCTTCATCGCCGCTCAACTTGGTGCCGATTTTTACTCCGGCGCGGACATTACGTGCTGCGCCGCCACCAAAGAGGACATCCCAACCCTTGGGAGTACCCACGAGGCCTATGTCACGGACATTGCTGAATGCACAAACCATTTTACAGCCGGAAACACCGCTTTTGATTTTGAAAGGGTAAGGACCGTTCTGCTTAATGACTTCGAGCAGCTTTTTACCCATGCCGCGGCTGTCCTGCATGCCGTATTTACAGACGCCCACGCCGGTACAGACTCCCACGGTCGGCGGAACTTTATCGACCTTGGTCCCGAGACTGGCAACAACCTCGTCCAGCTTCTCCTTGGGGATGCCTTCCAGATTCAGACGCTGCCCGGTGGTCACCCGCAGAGAGGTCAAATTGAACTTGGCCATGGTTTCCATGACAGTTTTCATCATACCGGGAGTGAACTGGCCCTGAGCCAGAGGAATACGCAGAGCGTAGGTTCCGTCTTTACGCTCAACGGGCATGGCAGTGAGAGATTCAGCAACAATATTATC
This genomic window contains:
- a CDS encoding nitrite reductase, translated to MDNIVAESLTAMPVERKDGTYALRIPLAQGQFTPGMMKTVMETMAKFNLTSLRVTTGQRLNLEGIPKEKLDEVVASLGTKVDKVPPTVGVCTGVGVCKYGMQDSRGMGKKLLEVIKQNGPYPFKIKSGVSGCKMVCAFSNVRDIGLVGTPKGWDVLFGGGAARNVRAGVKIGTKLSGDEALALIEKALDFYKENGRKRERISGLVDRLGEEALLEAVK
- a CDS encoding transcriptional regulator, whose protein sequence is MPEDRTHKVSCSSFTYELEVAFEILSGKWVPLIIWHLADGEPKRFGEMRRLMPKVTQKMLTQQLRALEKHGIVSRKVYQEVPPAVEYSLTEMGLKLIPIFESVNGWAVEYLEKRDG